In Camelus dromedarius isolate mCamDro1 chromosome 4, mCamDro1.pat, whole genome shotgun sequence, the following are encoded in one genomic region:
- the RUFY4 gene encoding RUN and FYVE domain-containing protein 4 isoform X1, with protein MRTLKAQRGQAACSWSHSQSGQSQDLKLGLSAQALSPLPWTHSACWNAEQVLGRNISALSLPSACFQFDQKEQKGFLRPRKDYWDFLCTALGQQRGNTEPARFVHSQSKLKTSLGKGRAFIRFCLARGQLAEFLQLCLLNPELIREWYGPRSPLVCPELQEDILDSLYALNEVAFDLDLQRPDLDGAWPMFSESHCSNSNRTQGRRRRKTTDSPKEISATYRDPIGVHPEEPYTSQAGCLQDAPREDRLAGLPRTQQHRHLPSSLEKKKKDPRSLGHPQSMWEPEGEELQQDQEKGAPRTGIYLENSTSSIQGQGEGAKGALKEVKGTEAKGRGVLLDVSGQRTTDGTHEREAEWGHVRRLLASSPKGTVEDAASGSRQEGEVPSIPGEPWVLQGLGTKEGSTTEKPQEQTEVTSVTRKEEQAEMALQDVVKSLRHGLQKTKEQAQHQEQLLKEQLLKEQEGELKALQEQLRRCQEERAQLQAELEQKQLEAERRDAMHEEELEGQRDLVRAMKRRVLELIQEKDDLWQKVQHLSSVAPGCCVSCSKIFGRLSRRYPCRLCGGRVCHACSVDYKKRERHCPPCSQRREAQVL; from the exons atgagaacgttgaaggctcagagaggtcaagcagCTTGCTcctggtcacacagccagtcagggcagagccaggacctgaAGCTGGGCCTGTCTGCACAAGCTCTTTCCCCCCTaccatggacccactcagcctGCTGGAACGCAGAGCAGGTTCTTGGAAGAAATATTTCTGcactttcccttccctctgcttgCTTCCAGTTTGACCAGAAAGAGCAGAAGGGCTTCCTGAGGCCTCGGAAGGATTACTGGGACTTCCTCTGCACTGCCCTGGGGCAGCAGCGGGGGAACACAGAGCCAGCCCGCTTCGTCCACTCACAGAGCAAG CTGAAGACCTCACTGGGAAAAGGCCGTGCCTTCATCCGCTTCTGCCTCGCCCGTGGACAGCTGGCTGAGTTCTTGCAGCTCTGCCTCCTGAACCCAGAGCTTATCAG GGAGTGGTATGGCCCCCGGAGCCCTCTGGTGTGCCCTGAACTCCAGGAAGACATCCTGGATTCCCTCTATGCTCTCAATGAAGTGGCTTTCGACTTGGACCTGCAGCGGCCAGACTTGGATGGGGCCTGGCCCATGTTCTCAGA GTCCCACTGCTCCAATTCCAATCGGACCCAAGGGAGAAGACGCAGAAAGACCACAGATTCCCCAAAGGAG ATCTCAGCCACATACAGAGACCCCATAGGAGTCCACCCAGAGGAGCCATACACCAGCCAAGCTGGCTGTCTGCAAGATGCACCCAGGGAAGACCGGTTGGCTGGACTCCCAAGGACGCAGCAACACAGGCATCTTCCCTCctctttggaaaagaagaaaaaagatcccAGGAGTCTTGGGCACCCCCAGAGCATGTGGGAACCAGAGGGGGAGGAGCTTCAGCAAGACCAAGAGAAAGGAGCTCCAAGGACAGGGATCTACCTGGAGAACTCAACATCCAGTAtccagggacagggagagggggcCAAGGGGGCTCTGAAAGAGGTGAAAGGGACAGAGGCGAAAGGCAGGGGGGTGTTGCTGGATGTGTCGGGCCAGAGAACAACAGACGGGACTCATGAAAGAGAAGCAGAGTGGGGTCATGTCCGTAGGCTGCTGGCCTCCAGCCCCAAAGGGACAGTAGAGGACGCAGCGtcagggagcaggcaggagggagaggtgcCCAGCATCCCAGGGGAGCCCTGGGTCCTTCAGGGCCTGGGAACAAAGGAAGGCTCCACCACAGAGAAACCCCAAGAGCAAACAGAAGTGACCAGTGTGACCAGGAAGGAGGAACAAGCAGAGATGGCTTTGCAGGATGTGGTCAAG AGCCTCAGACATGGTCTCCAGAAAACCAAGGAGCAGGCCCAGCACCAGGAGCAGCTGCTGAAGGAGCAGCTGCTGAAGGAGCAGGAAGGGGAGCTGAAGGCACTGCAGGAGCAGCTCAGAAG GTGTCAGGAAGAGAGGGCCCAGCTGCAGGCGGAGCTGGAGCAGAAGCAACTGGAGGCTGAAAGGAGGGATGCCATGCATGAGGAGGAGCTTGAAGGGCAGCGGGACCTGGTCCGCGCCATGAAGAGGCGGGTGCTGGAACTGATTCA AGAGAAGGATGACCTGTGGCAGAAGGTCCAGCATCTCTCTTCTGTGGCCCCTGGATGCTGTGTCAGCTGTAGCAAGATCTTTGGCCGGCTGTCTCGGCGGTACCCATGCAG GCTCTGCGGAGGCCGGGTTTGCCATGCCTGCTCTGTGGATTACAAGAAGAGAGAGCGCCACTGCCCACCCTGCTCCCAGAGAAGAGAAGCCCAAGTCCTCTGA
- the RUFY4 gene encoding RUN and FYVE domain-containing protein 4 isoform X2 — protein sequence MAEEGEVLKITRDLKAAVSAILQGFGGGQQPVTDASAELHRLCGCLELLLQFDQKEQKGFLRPRKDYWDFLCTALGQQRGNTEPARFVHSQSKLKTSLGKGRAFIRFCLARGQLAEFLQLCLLNPELIREWYGPRSPLVCPELQEDILDSLYALNEVAFDLDLQRPDLDGAWPMFSESHCSNSNRTQGRRRRKTTDSPKEISATYRDPIGVHPEEPYTSQAGCLQDAPREDRLAGLPRTQQHRHLPSSLEKKKKDPRSLGHPQSMWEPEGEELQQDQEKGAPRTGIYLENSTSSIQGQGEGAKGALKEVKGTEAKGRGVLLDVSGQRTTDGTHEREAEWGHVRRLLASSPKGTVEDAASGSRQEGEVPSIPGEPWVLQGLGTKEGSTTEKPQEQTEVTSVTRKEEQAEMALQDVVKSLRHGLQKTKEQAQHQEQLLKEQLLKEQEGELKALQEQLRRCQEERAQLQAELEQKQLEAERRDAMHEEELEGQRDLVRAMKRRVLELIQEKDDLWQKVQHLSSVAPGCCVSCSKIFGRLSRRYPCRLCGGRVCHACSVDYKKRERHCPPCSQRREAQVL from the exons ATGGCGGAAGAGGGAGAGGTCCTCAAGATCACCAGGGACCTGAAGG CTGCCGTCTCCGCCATCCTCCAGGGCTTTGGGGGTGGGCAGCAGCCGGTGACAGATGCCAGCGCTGAGCTGCACAGACTCTGTGGCTGCCTGGAGCTTCTGCTGCAG TTTGACCAGAAAGAGCAGAAGGGCTTCCTGAGGCCTCGGAAGGATTACTGGGACTTCCTCTGCACTGCCCTGGGGCAGCAGCGGGGGAACACAGAGCCAGCCCGCTTCGTCCACTCACAGAGCAAG CTGAAGACCTCACTGGGAAAAGGCCGTGCCTTCATCCGCTTCTGCCTCGCCCGTGGACAGCTGGCTGAGTTCTTGCAGCTCTGCCTCCTGAACCCAGAGCTTATCAG GGAGTGGTATGGCCCCCGGAGCCCTCTGGTGTGCCCTGAACTCCAGGAAGACATCCTGGATTCCCTCTATGCTCTCAATGAAGTGGCTTTCGACTTGGACCTGCAGCGGCCAGACTTGGATGGGGCCTGGCCCATGTTCTCAGA GTCCCACTGCTCCAATTCCAATCGGACCCAAGGGAGAAGACGCAGAAAGACCACAGATTCCCCAAAGGAG ATCTCAGCCACATACAGAGACCCCATAGGAGTCCACCCAGAGGAGCCATACACCAGCCAAGCTGGCTGTCTGCAAGATGCACCCAGGGAAGACCGGTTGGCTGGACTCCCAAGGACGCAGCAACACAGGCATCTTCCCTCctctttggaaaagaagaaaaaagatcccAGGAGTCTTGGGCACCCCCAGAGCATGTGGGAACCAGAGGGGGAGGAGCTTCAGCAAGACCAAGAGAAAGGAGCTCCAAGGACAGGGATCTACCTGGAGAACTCAACATCCAGTAtccagggacagggagagggggcCAAGGGGGCTCTGAAAGAGGTGAAAGGGACAGAGGCGAAAGGCAGGGGGGTGTTGCTGGATGTGTCGGGCCAGAGAACAACAGACGGGACTCATGAAAGAGAAGCAGAGTGGGGTCATGTCCGTAGGCTGCTGGCCTCCAGCCCCAAAGGGACAGTAGAGGACGCAGCGtcagggagcaggcaggagggagaggtgcCCAGCATCCCAGGGGAGCCCTGGGTCCTTCAGGGCCTGGGAACAAAGGAAGGCTCCACCACAGAGAAACCCCAAGAGCAAACAGAAGTGACCAGTGTGACCAGGAAGGAGGAACAAGCAGAGATGGCTTTGCAGGATGTGGTCAAG AGCCTCAGACATGGTCTCCAGAAAACCAAGGAGCAGGCCCAGCACCAGGAGCAGCTGCTGAAGGAGCAGCTGCTGAAGGAGCAGGAAGGGGAGCTGAAGGCACTGCAGGAGCAGCTCAGAAG GTGTCAGGAAGAGAGGGCCCAGCTGCAGGCGGAGCTGGAGCAGAAGCAACTGGAGGCTGAAAGGAGGGATGCCATGCATGAGGAGGAGCTTGAAGGGCAGCGGGACCTGGTCCGCGCCATGAAGAGGCGGGTGCTGGAACTGATTCA AGAGAAGGATGACCTGTGGCAGAAGGTCCAGCATCTCTCTTCTGTGGCCCCTGGATGCTGTGTCAGCTGTAGCAAGATCTTTGGCCGGCTGTCTCGGCGGTACCCATGCAG GCTCTGCGGAGGCCGGGTTTGCCATGCCTGCTCTGTGGATTACAAGAAGAGAGAGCGCCACTGCCCACCCTGCTCCCAGAGAAGAGAAGCCCAAGTCCTCTGA